The stretch of DNA AAGGTCTGCTCCAGATTCTCCATCACAGCCGATTACTCGTGTTGTCCACAGGAAGCACCCTGGTGCTGGGGTTACTGGTCTGTAATGAGACTTGTTTTGTTTCTTTCCAGATCCAGGACTGGCAGAGTGTGCACCAGTCCACTCACATACCCATTCCAAAGTTTGCCTCCGTGGATGAGTCTGCCACCTTCATCGGTCGTCTCTGCAGAGAAATCTTAAGAATCACGGATCCAAAGTACGTAACGGGAATCCTGCTGACAGAATAACTGACACAGGATCAGAAGGTGGATCACAGATGTTAGCATCATCAAACCTAGGCTGATGGACTGGTTTCCTCTACAGGGTGACATGCTACATGGACCAGATGAACACCTGGTACGACTTGAAGAGCCACCAGGAGGTGACCAATAACAGGGTGTTCTCTGAGATCCAGAACACTTTAGGGACCTTCGGTCTGAACGGACTGGACCGACTCCTCTGCTTCATGATCGTCAAGGAGCTTCAGGTAATTAGTGCTGAAAACATTCCAGTTTGGGATAGAATAATTTCCCGAGACCTTGTTATGGATTTGGATTATATCAGCACCCTTATTGTTTATgaattatattttgcttgtgtcacCAGAACTTCCTGACGATGCTTCAGAAGACCATCCTGAGAGACAAAGCTGCTGTGGACGTCTTTAAAGCAATGGTGGCTGCTGTTAACCCGGTCCAAGGTATTGTGGGTAGGTACAACATCTGTCTACAACCCGACAACGTTTACTTATAACGTATGCAGAATGTGATGCCATTTTGTTATGTCGCTGTAGCTAATTCCACTAAAGTGTACACAAGTGCTGTTGCCAAGTCTCAGAAGATCTGGGGTTCTTATCTGGAATCCATCATGAAGGTATTAGTCCACACCCAGCTGTTGCCAGTTTCCTTGTTTTTTTAACCTGAAGACACAAAACCATGAAGATTCAGTgaagtgtctgtttgttgcaggtTGGTCAGATGCAGATTCTCAGACAGCAGATTGCCAACGAGTTAAACTTCTCCTGCAAGTTTGACTCCAAACATCTGGGTGCTGCCCTGGAAAACCTCAACAAGTCTGTTGATGTTTCTATTTTAATCTTTTCGATACAAGATAATATTGGGTTGTTAGTAAGGAATTTGTTTTTAATCCTAACCATGTGCTGTCAGATTATTACTTATTGAGTTATATTAGGTCAACTCTTGGCATTATCTCATTTGGTCTCCAGCTACATTAAGTCCCCCTTCTTGTTCTGTCAGGTCTCTCCTAGCAGACATTGAAGCTCACTACCAGGACCCGACATTTCCATACCCCAAAGAGGACAACACTCTGCTGTATGAGATCACTGCCTACCTGGAGGCTGCTGGCATCCACAACCCCCTCAACAAGGTGAGTAAACCACATGTGTTACTTAACCTGTGAGGTTTTTAGGGTTAATTGACTATTAAAAGGTTGCTCTGTTGATGCCTcactcagatctacatcacaacAAAGCGTCTCCCATACTTCCCCATCATCAACTTCTTGTTTGTTATTGCTCAGTTGCCTAAACTTCAGTACAGCAAAAACCAAGGTTCGTATCTATATTTTTAATCATCAACATTTTAAGCAGTAGTTCATTCTCCACCAGATTTCCTGCTAAGGtcgtctttatttgtttttaggaATGACCTGCAGGAAAGCCACAGACCCAGTGGACTGGCTTCCACTTGTGCTCGGCATGCTCACCCTGCTCAAGCAGTTCCACTCCAGATATACGCAACAGTTCCTGGCTCTCATTGGTCAGTTCATCCGCTCTATCATGGAGCAGTGCACAAGGTAACACAACAAAGCGGCCCTCTCTGCAGAAACAACTTTTTGTGGATGTTGGATGCAGTTTTACGCAACATCTTCATGAATTTTTGATCATTTCCAACACAGTCAGAAAATTCCTGACATGCCTTCTGATGTGGTGGGAGCGCTGATGTTTCTTGAAGATTATGTAAAGTACACAAAACTCTCACGTAAGGTAAGCCAAGGCAACATTTATTCCTCTAGTATTCCTGAAAAATGGATGTGATGATAAAACACACTAGCAGATAAGGTATATTGACCATTTGCTAATTTGTTGTAGCTAATGTGCTTAGCTTGTGTGATGAtagatttcagtcattttagtGTTTGTGAGAtattaacatgtttttttttcttctgtgatCTGAAGGTGGTTGAAGCTCACGTGCCCAGCTTAATATTTGATGAGTTCAGAACAATACTGTGAAGATGTGGATGATGTGTCTCTGCTTTTGCTGCCATGCAGACACCTGGCCTTGTATAAGTGACAAAAGCACACATGTGTTACTAATAACATTAACAAACTCTTTGTTTGTTCAAGTAATCCAGTGaggaaaatgtttttattgttattatttgtaCCAGTACTTTTCATACAGTCACATCTCAGATGCTGACCCTATGGACCTTTTTACAGCAGCATCCTAGGAATACAAGTACAATAATAAAGGCCTGGTGTTAACATATCAGCTCACATTTCATTGTTTAGTCTGTTAACAAATTTTGCACCTATAATTGATTGTCTATGGATTGTCTTTTATGTACAAATGATCTGTGCCAATTtatcaataaaaataaaattatttaaccTACTGTTCATATTTATCAAgacctttattctgaaaatccttGCCCGGAAGTTAAAACTTTACCGCCTTTGCTGCAGCTTTTTAAGCATACGTTGTTTTCCTCTTCGCGTTATCTGCTTGCTGAAGTAGTTGAgtctttctgaaaaaaaaaaaattgaatctTAGCTACCCAACATTAGCGATAAGGTGTCAGGTAACTGCTGGTCCGGGCGGAAGTAGGAATGTAGCGGTTCACGTCCGCGGGTACGTCGCGTGAGTTAGCTAATAAACGAAACTGCTGCATAATGTCTGTGAGCGCGGTTCATGGAACCTTGTCGAGCCTGAAGTCATGTCAGGCGGAACTCGGGACAGGAATGGACATCGTGACGGATGTTGCTATGGACCTGGTGGAAACTCGGGGTAGGTGTCCACACGATGCTCAAACCTGAACATAGTTAGCTTAGAAGCTACATACTTGAGTTTAACCACCTGTATAAAGGCACACACCGAAAACGTGTCACTAACTTCACCATCAGAGTTGTCATGGCACTTATGTGTTTTTGTCAAAGATGAAGAGATGAATCGTGCCATCAAAGAGCTGGAGGCCATGATGCTGGAGTGTGCCAGGCTGGACAGAGAGATCAACAACTTTGTTGACATTGTGCAGCAAGTTACAGAGGTAGGTGCTGTGTGGAACACCTGTTCCTCAGGTATAATGAAGACATCCCTCGCCAGAAGGACAGCTCATGTtagatggtttggacatgtccagaggagaaaCAATGATGACCtaggtagaaggatgctgaggttggagccaccaggcTGAAAGGTAGACCAACGAGGAAATTTATGAGGACATGAAAGTTAGTTGGTGTGAGGGCAGAGGATGCAGAAGACATGGCTAAATGGAGACGATTGGCTGTAGAGACACCTGAAGGGAGAAGCTGAACGAGGATGTGAGGTTATTATTGAGGGAAGGTCCTGCATGATGAAACATCCATCAATGTGTGTTTCTCTGCAGGCTGGTGCTCAGCAGCCAGATGCCATGTTCGACCTGTCTGCCAAAGTGAAACAGCAGTTCTCAGAGAGGATAGCTCAACTCTCTGATGCAGACCTGCACAAGCACCCAAAGGTGATCGCCTTCAAGGAGAGCATTGAGAGCTCAGTGAGTCAAGGTGAGTCCAGTGGAAGGACATCACTGGGTTAATACCTGGAACCTTCAGAGGTGGTAAACGGGTGTTAATGAGATTCTGTTTGGGAAAACACATTAGGAATAAAGCAATGCCCAAAATGAAAGTACAGTGTAAAGTTAACTGTACTTTAATCATTTTGTTACTGTGGAAAACATCTGTCTTGTCACTGAAACAGTAAGTTTAAAGATGTTTCAGTTTGTAAACAAATCTGTTCTCTGCCAAATGGACGAAACACGAATCAGAATGTTTTTCATGATACTTGGTGTTGGATAATTTATGTTTTTATTCCAACCAGTCAGTGGCAGTCCACATCTGGGAGCAACATCTGTATCTTTGTTGTGTTTTCAGCCAACCAGGAGTCGGCAGAGAACGTGGAAGAGCTTGATGAGGACATCGCCGTCACACAGAGCCAAGTGAACTTCACCTGCCCACTCACTCAGGTATTTACAGTGATGGAGGAGCCCTCCCTCACCACCTAACCTAACAGCTAACTACAGTTTTCTGTCCCACAAACTGGCGTGACCGTAAACACGTACTGCATTAATCTGTATTTAAGGTAGAAATGGAGAACCCTGTCAAGAATAAGAAGTGTAACCACCACTATGACAAGAATGCCATCCTGGGCCTGATCAAAACGAGAAACAGCCAGAAAAAGAAATGCCGGTAAGAAGGATCAGAAAGTTGGGTCAGGTTTTCAGAGTTGTGCAGGACCAGCACTGAGCTGCTCCTCGAGCAACACAGATGTTTCTTTAAACTGTAGTACGGTAGAGAACAGCTCTGAACTTGGGCTTTTCTGAACCTGAAGCGTTTGTTACGAAGTTTGATGACCACGTTGTCCCTCTGTCCTGCAGCTGTCCTGTCGTGGGCTGTGCCAACACAGATGTGAGACCGTCCGACCTCATTCAGGATCAGCTACTGTGGAGAAGGATCCAGAGCTACAGGAGACAAAGCAACAAAACTTAGGCTTTTTAGTTTTTGTTAGCATGTCTGTTGGAATCAAGTCTCACGGATCACCTTCATATTTCTGACTGTTATGAAGTCATGTGCTCATCCTGCAGCAGTTAGTCTTATTATCTGTCTTTATACAGTTTTGTACCCATCTGAGTAAATACTCGCTTGTTTTTCatgttctgtttgttttgtttataaaGATTTTGCTAAATAAACTAGATTGTTTTTATGTTAGTGGTGAAGTGACCTAGGTGAACCACAAGAGGGCAGCATTTTTACTGTATCAGTGTCAAAGGATTTAGTATCATAACTTAGTAATTTATTATTAATGAGCGACACAGACACATCATGGTGCTTTTTATGAAGACCCTTTAAGACTCCTTAAACCTTGGATCCAAACCGTAAATGATTAAACCGTAAAGGACCGTTCTTTAACCTTTGTGGGGAATGTTCTTGCATGGTTAACTCCTGGTTCACAGTGAAAGGCTGATTGTTCCAGAGAAACAAACAAAGCTGCGTTTACATGAAACTAATCCTTTAACACCTCAGATCAGCAGTTTCTCAATAATCTCTGAATAGATGATGAAATTATCTGGAAGTAAAAGTTCAAAGTTAGATTCGTGCTCCTTCTAGATGCCCGTTAAATCTGTATGTGTGTAATGTTCCAGGTGGTTTAATAACTGAGAAGTCTTTCCTGTTTAGAAGGATGCGAAGGCGGGAGCGAACCGAACAGGGATGCTGTGATCAAATCCACTTCCGGTTATGTTTGTGCAGAAATTCATGTTCATCTCTTCCAACGCTCCAAGCTGTGATGGTTGCCTAGGAGGCAGTGAACGTGTGTttccgaggaggaggaggaggaggaggatttgGCTTTGGCTGCCAGGAAGTGAACAAACTCGCCTCTTGGCACAGGAGTCCTGGCAGGGCAGGAGCTAGGGGGGAGTGGGACCAAATCAGACCATCTTCTCAGAATTCCAGTCCCATTCAGTTTCTTCTGGTGTAGCAAAGTTCACAAAGTCGTGACAAGAAAACCAAAACCGCATGCTTTTTAGAGCGGCAAAGTCGGAGGAAAGACCTCTCACCATCTCtgaagaaacgttacaggaagtaatcAAGATGTTCAACAAATAAAACCTCACTTTGAAAATCCAGGAATTCCTGTTTGATTGAAGGCGACACAAACCACagctcattttgttgttttaaatatttcaaaagaaaaaacatttcACCAGCCTATTGCATCACTCAGTCTTGCTGAAGTAAGCAGAGCTCTGAGCTGCTGTTGTCCTCAGCAGGCGATCACATCCAGAAATACTTTGACCTCTAGCGTTTCTCTGAGCTACTCCTGCAGAGTCCAGTCTCTGAACATTTATGCACTTTTAATCTGCCTGCACGGCCTTTTTTAATTACTGCTTTAGATGTGACCGGTTTCAACCAGAAATGCACCGATTCTGGTTTTGAAGGCCGGTACCGTTTCAGATTTTTGTGATCTCTGATCTATTAATGTAGGCGtttgcaagggcgtcagtttgttttcagaattgctggggacaataaccatacacttgagtggggtttaaaaattgctggggacaataaagtaggctagcacaggggtcggcaatccgcggctctggagccgcatgcggctcttccatccatctgatgcggct from Nothobranchius furzeri strain GRZ-AD chromosome 5, NfurGRZ-RIMD1, whole genome shotgun sequence encodes:
- the LOC107378778 gene encoding E3 SUMO-protein ligase NSE2 codes for the protein MSVSAVHGTLSSLKSCQAELGTGMDIVTDVAMDLVETRDEEMNRAIKELEAMMLECARLDREINNFVDIVQQVTEAGAQQPDAMFDLSAKVKQQFSERIAQLSDADLHKHPKVIAFKESIESSVSQANQESAENVEELDEDIAVTQSQVNFTCPLTQVEMENPVKNKKCNHHYDKNAILGLIKTRNSQKKKCRCPVVGCANTDVRPSDLIQDQLLWRRIQSYRRQSNKT